A portion of the uncultured Draconibacterium sp. genome contains these proteins:
- a CDS encoding ABC transporter ATP-binding protein: MSRSKNNIIKNVDWQLFRKFAGYFKPHKKWFFLSLASIPVTTGAGILFLWLIEDIVDNYIVPGNVDGLVRQTIFLAVALILNILFDGVYSYSFSKAGGLAVVDLRRRLFGKSLRFPLSYFDKKPIGVTLSRLTSDMESVSDSFAAGVLGLLADSIKTLALVGYLFYINWRLTLVLLLVVPVIILVINFLRKKIRKAYNTSRTSLAKSAAYLQEALTGMKTVQLFAAEDKVLNKYDDLNKQFCDAQNKSNVYDSFLYSIVEGITSVATALVIWYGAIQIWDYGYTLGILIVFVTTLERLFVPVKQFAQQISTIQRAMSALEHISEMFDQKVEDPKTESSETVPEAIALQEIEFKNVFFRYSEDTPDVLKDVSFKLQKGDRLALVGTTGSGKSTIIRLLAKTYTGYRGSIKINGTELSEIPIGQIRETISIMQQDIYMFNDTVEFNISLGRKSISQSDLEQSASFVYANYFIDQLPNNYQFVVQDNGDNLSKGQAQLISFARAIAGNSELIILDEATSAVDSITEQYIQKAIANIFSKKTVIAVAHRLSTIKNSDMILVLEDGRIIERGNHEELLKYGGKYARLLHQLAEEEQQA, encoded by the coding sequence ATGAGCAGAAGCAAAAACAATATAATTAAGAATGTTGACTGGCAGTTGTTCCGAAAATTTGCCGGCTATTTTAAACCGCACAAAAAGTGGTTTTTCCTGAGTCTTGCTTCTATTCCTGTAACTACCGGTGCGGGAATTCTGTTCCTTTGGCTGATTGAAGATATTGTTGATAATTATATAGTTCCGGGCAATGTAGATGGTTTGGTCAGACAAACTATTTTTCTGGCTGTGGCATTGATCTTAAACATTTTGTTCGACGGGGTTTACAGTTACTCTTTCTCAAAAGCAGGAGGTCTGGCAGTTGTTGATCTGCGCCGGCGTTTATTTGGAAAATCCTTGCGTTTCCCATTAAGTTATTTCGATAAAAAGCCAATTGGTGTCACCTTGTCGCGATTGACCAGTGATATGGAATCTGTTTCGGATTCGTTTGCTGCCGGAGTACTTGGTTTGCTGGCCGACAGTATAAAAACACTGGCGTTGGTGGGCTATCTTTTTTACATCAACTGGCGCCTGACTTTAGTGCTGCTGCTGGTGGTTCCGGTAATTATTCTGGTGATAAACTTTTTGAGGAAAAAGATCCGAAAAGCCTACAATACATCGCGCACGAGTTTGGCAAAATCGGCGGCCTACTTACAGGAAGCACTAACCGGCATGAAAACCGTTCAGCTTTTTGCTGCTGAGGATAAAGTGCTGAATAAATACGACGACCTGAACAAGCAATTTTGCGATGCCCAAAACAAATCGAATGTCTACGATTCGTTCCTTTATTCGATTGTGGAGGGAATTACCTCTGTTGCCACAGCTTTGGTGATTTGGTACGGTGCCATTCAAATTTGGGATTACGGTTATACACTGGGAATTCTGATTGTTTTTGTAACTACTTTAGAGCGTCTTTTTGTGCCGGTAAAACAGTTTGCCCAGCAAATTTCGACCATTCAGCGTGCTATGTCGGCACTTGAGCATATCAGCGAAATGTTCGATCAAAAGGTGGAAGATCCTAAAACAGAATCATCAGAAACAGTTCCGGAAGCAATAGCTTTGCAGGAAATTGAGTTCAAGAATGTATTTTTCCGGTATTCGGAAGATACGCCGGATGTGCTGAAAGATGTGTCGTTTAAATTGCAAAAAGGAGATAGATTGGCATTGGTTGGTACAACCGGGTCGGGGAAATCAACGATTATTCGTCTATTGGCAAAAACATACACCGGTTATAGGGGAAGCATAAAAATTAATGGAACCGAATTGTCCGAAATTCCGATTGGACAGATTCGGGAAACAATTTCCATTATGCAGCAGGATATTTACATGTTTAACGACACGGTTGAATTTAATATCTCACTAGGACGTAAATCCATTTCTCAAAGTGATCTGGAGCAGTCAGCGTCGTTTGTGTATGCCAATTATTTTATCGATCAGTTACCCAATAACTATCAGTTTGTTGTTCAGGATAATGGCGATAATCTCTCGAAGGGACAGGCGCAATTGATCTCGTTTGCACGAGCAATTGCCGGAAATAGCGAGTTGATCATTCTTGATGAGGCAACCAGTGCTGTTGATTCAATTACTGAGCAATATATCCAAAAAGCTATTGCCAATATCTTCTCTAAAAAAACGGTTATTGCAGTGGCTCACCGATTAAGTACGATTAAAAATTCGGATATGATTTTGGTACTCGAGGATGGTAGAATTATCGAACGCGGCAACCATGAAGAGCTGCTAAAATATGGTGGTAAATATGCACGGCTGTTACATCAGTTGGCTGAGGAAGAGCAACAAGCTTAA
- a CDS encoding VTT domain-containing protein, which yields MIKNLLYSLSPRRLSILNRYYRITQFYPFLKSTAYKGGTIAAVFIALLVSLEIFLLDFNLILSNVVNTYSPKIIYSVFLLSETFLGLVPPEMFIAWASKLEIPWGALFILATLSYLGGIISYFLGTRLFLIPSVKNHIENKIQKHIVNLRKWGGIFVFLGAVSPVPHSIVSLASGLIKYDFKSYLLWSLFRYMRFIIYALVIFGIF from the coding sequence ATGATTAAGAATTTATTATATAGTCTGTCCCCCAGGCGCCTGTCGATATTAAACCGATATTACCGTATAACACAGTTTTATCCGTTTCTGAAAAGCACAGCTTATAAAGGAGGAACCATTGCAGCTGTTTTTATTGCCTTACTTGTTAGCCTCGAAATATTTCTGTTAGATTTTAATCTAATACTGAGTAATGTGGTGAATACCTATTCGCCAAAAATAATTTATTCGGTATTTCTTTTATCCGAAACATTTTTAGGGTTGGTGCCCCCGGAAATGTTTATTGCATGGGCATCAAAACTGGAAATTCCGTGGGGCGCACTGTTTATTTTAGCAACGCTTTCGTATTTAGGTGGAATAATTTCGTACTTCCTCGGAACGCGTTTGTTTCTTATCCCATCGGTTAAAAATCACATCGAGAACAAAATTCAGAAACACATTGTCAACCTCCGAAAATGGGGCGGTATATTTGTTTTTCTGGGAGCTGTTTCTCCGGTTCCCCACTCCATTGTAAGCCTGGCTTCCGGATTGATCAAATATGATTTTAAAAGCTACCTGCTCTGGTCGCTTTTCCGATACATGCGATTTATAATTTACGCACTGGTCATTTTTGGTATTTTTTAA
- a CDS encoding M48 family metallopeptidase, with the protein MKKIIYFIVLLGVVACSTVPLTNRTQITAIPSSQMLSLSSSSYNDVLSQSEISSNATYRNSVERVGQNIALAVESYLKNIGREELLQGYAWEFNVIKSEQLNAWCMPGGKIAFYEGIMPVCENDNGIAVVMAHEIAHAVAKHNNERMTQQLGLQMGGLALTEALSEKESKTKEIALAVFGVGTQVGIILPYSRSFENEADEMGLYFMAMAGYDPRQAPDFWERMLQAGGSNVPEFLSTHPNPENRIDHLRQIMPKALEFYQN; encoded by the coding sequence ATGAAAAAAATTATCTATTTCATCGTATTACTCGGAGTGGTTGCATGCAGCACCGTACCTTTAACAAACCGTACACAAATTACTGCCATTCCATCGTCGCAAATGCTAAGCTTGAGCAGTAGCAGTTACAATGATGTATTAAGCCAGTCTGAAATTTCTTCGAATGCAACTTACCGAAACTCGGTTGAACGCGTAGGACAAAATATTGCGTTGGCAGTTGAAAGCTATTTAAAAAATATTGGCCGCGAAGAATTGCTGCAAGGTTACGCCTGGGAATTTAATGTTATTAAAAGCGAGCAACTGAACGCGTGGTGTATGCCCGGTGGAAAAATTGCATTTTACGAAGGAATTATGCCGGTGTGCGAAAACGATAATGGTATTGCTGTTGTTATGGCCCATGAAATTGCGCACGCAGTGGCAAAACACAACAACGAAAGGATGACACAACAACTTGGGTTACAAATGGGTGGACTGGCATTAACAGAGGCACTGAGCGAAAAAGAATCAAAAACAAAAGAAATTGCGCTGGCAGTTTTTGGTGTTGGCACACAAGTAGGAATTATACTTCCTTACAGCCGTAGTTTCGAAAACGAGGCCGACGAAATGGGCCTGTATTTTATGGCCATGGCAGGATACGACCCGAGACAAGCACCCGATTTTTGGGAGAGAATGTTGCAGGCCGGAGGTAGCAATGTTCCCGAATTCCTTTCAACGCACCCCAACCCGGAAAACAGAATCGATCATTTGCGACAAATAATGCCAAAAGCTTTGGAATTTTATCAGAATTAG
- a CDS encoding hemerythrin domain-containing protein, with translation MKEITITNALTDHHNEMRELIKEIKKDSSKYILLKKHLDIHHELEEDLLLSLLNNNKDVNAESLESQEEHYVLNMLLLDLADFPKDNPRWMIKFKVMVEIIEHHLSEEEEDLFPEAEEHLPSAQQKELGEEFQKLKQERLSIVMETK, from the coding sequence ATGAAAGAAATAACAATAACAAATGCACTTACCGATCACCACAACGAAATGCGTGAGTTGATTAAGGAAATAAAAAAAGATAGCTCGAAGTACATTTTACTGAAAAAGCATCTTGATATTCATCATGAGTTGGAAGAAGATCTTCTTTTAAGCCTGCTGAACAACAATAAAGACGTTAACGCTGAATCGCTAGAATCGCAGGAAGAACACTATGTATTAAATATGTTGCTTCTCGATTTGGCTGATTTTCCTAAAGATAATCCTCGCTGGATGATAAAATTTAAAGTGATGGTAGAAATTATTGAACACCACCTTAGCGAAGAGGAAGAGGATTTGTTTCCCGAAGCAGAAGAACATTTGCCTTCTGCCCAACAGAAAGAATTGGGCGAAGAATTTCAAAAGTTAAAACAGGAACGTTTGTCGATTGTTATGGAAACAAAATAA
- a CDS encoding mechanosensitive ion channel family protein — MDYFENAIQIVTEKLGGWVNDFISMLPNFVIAVLVIIIFYLFARLFTRLLKTTLSKFTSNVAVVKLIASFSRITIMAAALFIALGILELEKTVTSLLAGVGIAGLAIGFAFKDAIANFLAGIYITFKSTVNVGDIVEFGDHMGTVKSIGLRAVKIDTFQGQEVVIPNRLIFEDIYKHYTVNSVRRIDLNVGVSYGEDLQEVEDITLKAIKKIDYLLKTKPIDLYFLEFGDSSINFVIRYWVSFQKQTDYLRALSDGVKNIKSAYDANNITIPFPIRTLDFGIKGGKTLTEVLPEEK, encoded by the coding sequence ATGGATTATTTTGAAAATGCGATACAAATTGTAACCGAAAAACTGGGAGGTTGGGTTAACGATTTCATTTCGATGCTGCCAAATTTTGTGATTGCAGTATTGGTGATTATCATTTTTTACCTCTTCGCCAGGCTTTTTACGCGCTTACTAAAAACTACCTTATCAAAATTCACCAGCAACGTTGCAGTGGTAAAGTTAATTGCATCGTTTTCGCGAATTACTATAATGGCTGCGGCCTTGTTTATTGCCCTGGGTATTCTGGAACTGGAAAAAACAGTAACATCGTTGCTGGCTGGTGTTGGAATTGCCGGGTTAGCCATTGGTTTTGCCTTTAAAGATGCTATTGCCAATTTCCTGGCCGGAATATACATTACCTTTAAAAGTACGGTTAATGTTGGCGATATTGTTGAATTTGGCGATCACATGGGAACCGTAAAATCAATTGGTCTGCGGGCCGTAAAAATCGACACTTTTCAGGGACAGGAAGTAGTTATTCCAAACCGTTTGATATTTGAAGATATTTACAAGCATTACACGGTTAACAGTGTTCGACGAATCGATTTGAACGTGGGAGTAAGCTATGGCGAGGATTTACAAGAAGTGGAGGATATTACACTGAAAGCCATTAAAAAGATTGATTACCTGCTAAAAACAAAACCCATCGATTTGTACTTCCTTGAATTTGGCGACAGCTCAATAAATTTTGTAATCAGATATTGGGTAAGTTTTCAGAAACAAACCGATTATTTGCGGGCACTTAGCGATGGTGTAAAAAATATTAAATCGGCTTACGATGCCAACAACATTACCATTCCATTCCCAATTCGAACATTGGATTTTGGAATTAAAGGCGGCAAAACACTAACCGAAGTTTTACCGGAAGAGAAATAA
- a CDS encoding phosphoribosylpyrophosphate synthetase, with the protein MKRVNNNYETMVEAIEDLKQRGYTHNFNVNDSGKLTDGGDSKTYFPSSVELHELHRFEGATNPSDMSILYAVETDSGKKGTVVDAFGVDGSETISKFMNRVAQKQFEVGK; encoded by the coding sequence ATGAAACGAGTAAATAATAATTACGAAACAATGGTGGAAGCCATTGAAGATTTGAAACAACGAGGATACACACATAATTTTAATGTAAACGACAGTGGTAAACTTACAGATGGAGGGGATTCAAAAACCTATTTTCCCTCAAGTGTTGAGCTGCATGAATTGCACCGCTTTGAGGGCGCAACAAACCCATCGGACATGAGTATTTTGTATGCGGTTGAAACCGACTCAGGTAAAAAAGGGACTGTAGTTGACGCTTTTGGTGTTGATGGATCAGAAACCATTTCGAAGTTTATGAACCGTGTTGCCCAAAAACAATTTGAGGTAGGGAAGTAA
- a CDS encoding ABC transporter permease, with protein sequence MQKIRLQLSHSIESILIEIGDIILFTLEVIKQFFLAPFEHRELIKQSYYIGNKTLPLIIITGFIMGLVLTLQSRPVLVEFGAQNLLPGMISISVVREIGPVITALLCAGKISSGIGAELGAMKVTEQLDAMEVSGTKPLNFVVATRVLATTLLVPILVIFADAIAIVGSFVAVRMYEDISIVLFISRAFDSLSFSDVIPATIKTFFFGFVIGLIGTYKGYNTSRGTESVGHSANSAVVTASLAIFVIDLLAVQLSNLIFEV encoded by the coding sequence ATGCAAAAAATCAGGTTACAATTAAGCCATTCCATTGAAAGCATTCTGATCGAGATCGGAGACATTATATTGTTTACACTCGAAGTAATAAAGCAGTTCTTTCTTGCACCTTTCGAGCACCGTGAGCTTATTAAACAAAGCTACTACATTGGAAACAAAACATTACCGCTGATTATCATCACAGGTTTTATAATGGGGCTGGTACTTACTTTGCAATCACGTCCGGTTTTAGTGGAGTTTGGCGCCCAGAATTTGTTGCCTGGAATGATTTCTATCTCGGTAGTACGCGAAATAGGCCCGGTAATAACAGCATTGTTGTGTGCCGGTAAAATTAGTTCCGGAATTGGAGCCGAGCTGGGAGCAATGAAAGTTACCGAGCAGCTGGATGCTATGGAAGTTTCGGGAACCAAACCTTTAAATTTTGTAGTGGCAACACGTGTTTTGGCGACAACTCTGCTGGTACCGATACTGGTGATTTTTGCCGATGCAATTGCCATAGTGGGGTCTTTTGTCGCAGTGCGTATGTACGAAGATATTTCAATCGTACTATTCATCTCGCGTGCATTCGATTCGCTTAGTTTCTCCGATGTAATACCGGCCACCATCAAAACATTCTTCTTTGGATTTGTAATTGGTTTAATCGGAACGTATAAAGGTTATAATACAAGCAGAGGTACTGAGTCGGTAGGGCATTCGGCCAATTCGGCTGTTGTAACTGCCTCGCTGGCCATATTTGTTATCGACCTGCTTGCAGTTCAATTGTCGAATTTAATTTTTGAGGTGTAG
- a CDS encoding ATP-binding cassette domain-containing protein, producing MNTEHVIEIRNLKKAFGENQILKGIDLNLDQGENIAILGQSGTGKSVLTKCIVGLIVADSGTISVLGKDMVTISFEEMEELRKKIGYLFQGGALYDSMTVRQNLEFPIRRTQSLKRDKSEVKTMVEEALDNVGLLDAIDKMPSELSGGMKKRVGLARTLILKPQIILYDEPTTGLDPVTSGEISELILEVQEKYNTSSIIITHDMKCAEITANRLKLMMDGKFYAEGTFTELKQSEDKTINAYFK from the coding sequence ATGAATACAGAGCATGTAATAGAAATACGCAACCTGAAAAAGGCTTTCGGCGAAAACCAGATTTTAAAAGGGATTGACCTGAACCTAGATCAAGGAGAAAATATTGCCATTTTGGGGCAATCCGGAACAGGAAAGTCGGTACTTACAAAGTGTATTGTAGGGTTAATTGTTGCCGACTCGGGAACCATAAGTGTTCTTGGAAAAGATATGGTAACCATAAGTTTTGAAGAGATGGAAGAATTGCGGAAAAAAATCGGTTATCTCTTTCAGGGAGGAGCACTTTACGATTCGATGACAGTGCGGCAAAACCTCGAGTTTCCGATTCGCAGAACACAATCATTAAAACGTGATAAAAGCGAAGTTAAAACAATGGTAGAAGAAGCCCTGGATAATGTTGGCTTACTGGATGCAATAGACAAAATGCCATCCGAATTATCGGGCGGAATGAAAAAAAGAGTGGGGCTTGCCCGAACACTAATTTTAAAGCCACAGATAATACTTTACGACGAACCGACCACAGGACTTGATCCGGTTACTTCGGGAGAAATTAGTGAGCTAATACTCGAGGTGCAGGAAAAATACAATACTTCTTCGATAATAATTACACACGACATGAAATGCGCAGAAATTACTGCAAACCGTTTGAAACTGATGATGGACGGAAAGTTTTATGCCGAAGGAACATTTACTGAGCTAAAACAAAGTGAAGACAAAACAATAAATGCATATTTTAAATAA
- a CDS encoding MlaD family protein codes for MKERKSRSLRLGIMVTVGLALFAWGIYYLGSQRKLFTSSVTVKSYFNNVSGLVEGNKVRYSGITVGSVSEISIVSDSTILVEMTIDKNTRKFIRKDSKVEINSDGLMEVKL; via the coding sequence ATGAAAGAAAGAAAAAGCCGTTCGTTAAGATTAGGAATTATGGTAACAGTTGGCCTGGCCCTGTTTGCCTGGGGAATTTATTACCTCGGAAGCCAGCGCAAACTTTTTACTTCGTCGGTAACCGTTAAAAGTTATTTTAATAATGTTTCGGGCCTTGTTGAAGGAAATAAAGTCAGGTATTCCGGAATTACTGTTGGATCCGTTTCCGAGATCAGTATTGTTTCCGATTCAACAATTTTGGTGGAAATGACAATTGATAAAAACACCCGGAAATTTATTCGAAAAGACTCGAAAGTAGAAATAAACAGCGATGGTTTAATGGAAGTAAAATTGTAA
- a CDS encoding response regulator: MGINTEYKKIIFIDDDTEMVRIYSSILEQKKLSDYLIHFENAQKGIDYLKRIKKEEDLPDYILLDLYMPVMDGFKFLQYFDKVKDLKKSIEVFVCTSSQKQDDRNKVMKYPFVSAYLEKPVSTDFIELLIEDVAH, from the coding sequence GTATAAGAAGATTATATTCATAGATGATGATACGGAGATGGTGCGTATTTATAGCTCTATTTTGGAACAAAAGAAATTATCAGATTATCTAATACATTTCGAGAATGCCCAAAAAGGTATCGATTATCTAAAGCGAATAAAAAAAGAAGAAGACTTACCGGATTATATACTTTTAGACCTGTATATGCCTGTAATGGACGGATTTAAGTTTCTACAGTATTTTGATAAAGTAAAAGATTTAAAAAAATCGATAGAGGTTTTTGTATGCACATCGTCGCAAAAACAAGACGACCGAAACAAGGTTATGAAATATCCTTTTGTAAGTGCGTACCTCGAAAAACCGGTTTCTACAGATTTTATAGAACTGTTGATTGAGGATGTTGCTCATTAG